A region of Lycium barbarum isolate Lr01 chromosome 1, ASM1917538v2, whole genome shotgun sequence DNA encodes the following proteins:
- the LOC132602726 gene encoding heat stress transcription factor A-1b-like, with protein MAKMGGVDETGNSPAPFLSKTYDMVDDLSTDSVVSWSKSNNSFVVWDVQEFSRHILPKYFKHNNFSSFVRQLNTYGYKKVDPDCWEFANEGFLRGHKHLLKTISRRKPSQMQGHQETASHVQSLSVGSCVEVGKIGIEEEVESLKRDKSIHTEELVKLRQQQQATDHHLENVGQRLQLMEQRQQQTMSFLAKALQSPGFIAELVHQQNEGKRRIPGMNKKRRFLNQEEENYAGKSVSTLHDRQIVRYQPLMNEAAIALLQKILKTKASGGLETKVRNTNGFLTNHARSFENTLDTGGTSSHFSGVTLSELPTSSQSHLMSDSGFPFNSSLSEGHGINTLETLEITDLKQSKTGHMPYNDAMQGILGGVTSFVPDELSTDVSLDEMPMLPGINDIFWDQLLLASPLSGDKHEIGSLAVEDGLTKEEEVPRVQASNCDEMKYMSHLT; from the exons ATGGCAAAAATGGGAGGAGTTGATGAGACAGGAAATTCACCAGCGCCTTTTTTAAGCAAGACGTATGATATGGTTGATGATTTATCGACCGATTCAGTTGTGTCTTGGAGTAAGAGTAATAACAGTTTCGTCGTCTGGGATGTTCAGGAATTTTCTAGGCATATTTTGCCTAAGTATTTTAAGCACAATAACTTCTCAAGCTTCGTCAGGCAGTTGAATACTTAT GGTTACAAGAAGGTTGATCCAGACTGCTGGGAATTTGCAAATGAGGGATTTCTTAGAGGCCACAAACACCTCTTGAAGACTATAAGTAGGCGAAAACCCTCTCAAATGCAGGGTCATCAGGAGACTGCCTCCCATGTGCAAAGTTTATCTGTTGGATCTTGTGTTGAAGTTGGGAAAATTGGAATTGAAGAAGAGGTGGAAAGTCTTAAAAGGGATAAAAGTATTCATACAGAGGAGCTAGTCAAGTTGAGGCAGCAGCAGCAGGCAACAGACCACCACTTGGAAAATGTCGGGCAGCGTCTTCAGTTAATGGAGCAAAGGCAACAACAAACAATGTCATTCCTTGCTAAGGCCTTGCAGAGCCCTGGATTTATAGCTGAACTGGTTCATCAACAGAATGAAGGTAAAAGGCGCATTCCTGGGATGAATAAGAAGAGAAGGTTCCTCAACCAGGAAGAGGAAAATTATGCAGGCAAGTCGGTCAGTACTTTGCATGACAGGCAGATAGTCCGTTACCAGCCTTTAATGAATGAGGCAGCAATAGCGTTGCTGCAGAAGATCCTTAAAACTAAAGCATCTGGTGGGCTGGAAACTAAAGTTAGGAATACAAATGGTTTCTTAACTAACCATGCAAGGTCTTTTGAAAATACATTAGACACTGGTGGTACATCCAGTCATTTTTCTGGGGTTACCCTTTCGGAATTGCCAACTTCTTCACAATCTCATCTGATGTCAGATTCAGGATTTCCATTCAACTCCAGTTTATCTGAAGGACATGGGATCAATACACTGGAAACTCTTGAAATAACTGACCTTAAGCAGTCGAAGACTGGGCATATGCCATACAATGACGCAATGCAAGGTATTTTGGGTGGTGTAACATCCTTTGTCCCTGATGAACTTTCTACAGATGTCTCTTTAGATGAgatgcctatgcttccaggcatcAATGACATTTTTTGGGATCAGCTTCTTTTAGCAAGCCCTCTCAGCGGGGATAAGCATGAGATTGGTTCTCTAGCAGTAGAAGATGGTTTAACGAAGGAAGAGGAGGTTCCAAGAGTTCAAGCGAGTAATTGTGATGAAATGAAGTACATGAGTCATCTTACTTAA
- the LOC132602721 gene encoding inositol-tetrakisphosphate 1-kinase 1-like translates to MSERRFRFGYVLASKKVSSFIQDSLINHAQEKGIDLIPIDLKKPLIEQGPFDCIFHKLYGQEWRKQLEEFAIQNPTTIIVDPFDAIEKLHNRISMLEVVNEMKITGDNETIGIPIQIFVEDNSESLFDAITRQGLHFPVIAKNLIANGTADSHQMYLVLKPEGLEGLKKPVVLQEFVNHGGVIFKVYVAGDHVKCVKRRSLPDIPDEKLETLESLISFSQISNLTDKIDHSFDELIEKAEMPPLSFVNEVANQLRDALKLHLFNFDMIRDNKVGNRYLVIDINYFPGYAKLPNYESMMTAFFLDIAREKQDNESRLASE, encoded by the coding sequence ATGTCAGAAAGGAGATTCCGCTTTGGTTACGTACTTGCATCAAAAAAAGTTTCCAGTTTTATTCAAGATTCACTCATCAATCATGCCCAAGAAAAAGGTATTGATCTAATCCCAATAGATCTTAAGAAACCATTAATTGAACAAGGTCCATTTGATTGTATTTTCCACAAACTATATGGTCAAGAATGGAGAAAACAATTAGAAGAATTTGCCATTCAAAACCCAACCACCATTATAGTAGATCCATTTGATGCAATTGAAAAGCTTCACAATAGAATTTCAATGCTTGAAGTTgttaatgaaatgaaaataactGGAGATAATGAAACTATTGGAATCCCAATTCAGATTTTTGTTGAAGATAATTCTGAGTCTCTTTTCGATGCGATTACTCGTCAAGGTTTGCATTTTCCAGTTATTGCTAAGAATTTGATTGCTAATGGCACTGCTGATTCTCATCAAATGTACTTAGTTTTGAAACCTGAAGGATTAGAAGGGTTGAAAAAGCCAGTTGTTTTACAGGAATTTGTGAATCATGGGGGTGTTATTTTTAAGGTTTATGTAGCTGGGGATCATGTGAAATGTGTGAAAAGAAGGTCATTGCCTGATATTCCGGACGAAAAATTGGAGACATTGGAAAGTTTGATATCTTTTTCACAGATATCTAATTTGACTGATAAGATTGATCATAGTTTTGATGAACTGATTGAGAAGGCGGAGATGCCACCGTTGAGTTTTGTGAATGAAGTGGCTAATCAGTTGAGGGATGCTTTGAAGTTGCATCTGTTTAACTTTGATATGATAAGGGATAATAAAGTTGGAAATAGGTATCTTGTTATTGATATCAATTATTTCCCTGGTTATGCTAAACTGCCAAATTATGAGAGTATGATGACTGCGTTTTTCCTTGATATTGCACGCGAGAAGCAAGACAACGAGTCTCGTTTGGCTTCCGAATGA
- the LOC132602735 gene encoding syntaxin-22-like isoform X1, with translation MSFEDLELSNSFYVQGGSGSWGRQTKQTITNPSASDNRQSIVIGVFKINTALTNFQRLVSTLGTPKDTLQFRHKLLRLLFNLFYHSTRQQIGELIKETSAKLKQAIESDKHSQSSATKKIADAKLARDFQSVLKKFQKAQQLAAQREAAHTPFISQPINLSGSPELQTSSSTGPESSSILLESKRQDVVQLDHEIVLNEAIIEEREQGIMEIQHHIGELNEMFKDLALLVNEQGIMLDDISSNVESSHDATAQAAQQLTKASKIHRSTSSMSCLLLVIFGVILLIIIVLMLA, from the exons ATGAGCTTTGAAGATCTTGAATTGAGCAATTCTTTTTATGTTCAAGGAGGGAGTGGATCATGGGGACGACAAACAAAGCAAACCATCACAAACCCATCTGCTTCTGATAATCGTCAGTCCATAGTAATTGGCGTGTTTAAAATAAACACAGCTTTGACAAACTTTCAACGCCTAGTTAGCACCCTTGGAACCCCCAAAGACACTCTTCAATTTCGCCACAAGCTGTTAAGGCTTCTATTTAATCTCTTCTA CCATAGTACAAGGCAGCAAATTGGGGAATTGATAAAAGAAACTTCAGCTAAGCTTAAGCAAGCCATTGAATCTGACAAACATTCTCAATCCAGT GCCACCAAGAAGATTGCCGATGCTAAGCTTGCCAGGGATTTCCAATCAGTTCTTAAAAAGTTCCAAAAGGCTCAGCAACTTGCAGCACAGAGAGAAGCAGCTCACACTCCTTTCATTTCCCAGCCAATCAATCTATCCGG CAGCCCAGAGCTTCAAACAAGTTCATCTACCGGTCCCGAGAGCAGTTCTATCCTTCTGGAATCCAAAAG ACAGGACGTCGTACAGTTGGACCATGAGATTGTTCTTAACGAAGCCATCATTGAAGAAAGAGAGCAAGGAATCATGGAGATCCAGCACCACATTGGTGAACTGAATGAGATGTTCAAGGATTTGGCTTTATTGGTCAATGAACAAGGAATTATGCTGG ATGATATCAGTTCCAATGTTGAGAGCTCTCATGATGCAACTGCACAAGCTGCCCAGCAACTCACCAAGGCATCAAAAATTCATCGATCTACTTCATCTATG AGCTGCTTGTTGTTGGTGATATTTGGGGTCATCCTGCTAATTATAATTGTACTGATGCTAGCATAA
- the LOC132602698 gene encoding zinc finger CCCH domain-containing protein 56-like: MDYMGEPDYSVGNGIPDSTPSSGGFDGWGPNYSDQAVWATEDDYRAWNTDSNSSQEGRHSQNRSGSEPPNKKSRNVQDSDARVIVTSSSKAIGKMFFKTKLCCKFRAGVCPYVTNCNFAHGIEELRKPPPNWQEIVAAHESDRGGMVEMREEHQIPILSSPDLRGESQRSAKGRHCKKFYTEEGCPYGDSCTFLHDEQSRSRESVAISVTPTVGGFGNNATSGATQKPSNWKTRICNKWETTGYCPFGSKCHFAHGAAELNKFGGGAAENEGRDYISVPPDIKQGGGSLRTSESTMPSTNPALHTDVYHLGQGVQVQRPTGIVERPGQRLQKWKGPDKISKIYGDWIDDIE, translated from the exons ATGGATTATATGGGAGAACCTGATTATTCTGTAGGCAATGGGATCCCAGATTCCACTCCCAGTAGTGGTGGTTTCGACGGTTGGGGTCCTAATTATTCTGACCAGGCAGTTTGGGCTACTGAGGATGATTATAGAGCCTGGAACACTGATTCCAATTCCAGTCAGGAGGGTAGACATTCACAAAACCGGTCTGGGAGTGAGCCCCCAAACAAGAAGTCGAGGAATGTGCAGGATTCAGATGCACGAGTTATAGTTACCAGTAGCTCTAAAGCAATCGGAAAGATGTTCTTTAAGACTAAACTGTGTTGTAAGTTCCGTGCTGGTGTTTGCCCCTATGTTACTAATTGTAACTTTGCTCATGGAATAGAGGAGCTTCGCAAACCGCCTCCTAATTGGCAAGAGATAGTAGCTGCACATGAAAGTGATCGCGGAGGAATGGTGGAAATGAGAGAAGAACATCAGATACCGATATTGAGCTCTCCTGATTTGCGTGGGGAGTCTCAAAGATCCGCTAAAGGGAGGCATTGCAAGAAGTTCTACACTGAAGAGGGATGTCCTTATGGAGATAGTTGCACCTTCCTTCACGATGAACAATCGCGATCTAGAGAGAGTGTTGCAATAAGTGTGACTCCAACTGTTGGTGGATTTGGTAATAATGCTACTAGTGGAGCAACCCAAAAGCCTTCAAACTGGAAGACAAGAATTTGTAATAAGTGGGAGACTACTGGTTATTGCCCATTTGGCAGCAAGTGTCATTTTGCTCATGGTGCGGCAG AACTGAACAagtttggtggaggagctgcggAAAATGAGGGCAGAGATTATATTTCTGTTCCTCCAGATATAAAGCAGGGAGGGGGTTCATTAAGAACATCAGAAAGTACAATGCCCTCGACCAATCCAGCACTCCACACTGATGTTTATCATCTGGGACAGGGTGTTCAGGTACAGCGGCCGACTGGCATAGTTGAGAGGCCTGGCCAAAGGTTGCAAAAATGGAAAGGCCCGGATAAGATTAGTAAAATATATGGCGACTGGATTGATGACATCGAATGA
- the LOC132602710 gene encoding WEB family protein At5g16730, chloroplastic-like yields the protein MSTKSKSTLNGTPSNSTPSTPRISRVSRGIAKTDADSPSPLQNLRRSVDKSVRSAIFSKPSVERRSSKLSTLPDKKPTRILKPSELQAELNVAREDLKKAKEMLALVEKEKVQALEEVKEAQKLSEEANEKLREALVARKQAEENSEVETFRAVEMEQVGIESAQKKEEEWKKDLEAVRNQHAVDVSALLSATQELQRVKRELAMACEAKNKALSNAEDAGKIAETHAGKVEILSAELVRMKSLLDSRISWNETEVNEKNMMVEDLTLEINTLKEELEKAKSYEAKLVEKEGIMKQLNVDLEAAKMAESHAHNVLEEWKKKVEELDAQAEEACHLERSASVTLESVMKQLEASNDSVHDAESEIACLKEKVRILEESEHHTQMAKEEASELRKKVDSLIYDLETVKEEKNQAMENEKLAAASIQTLLEQKNRLVNDLERSREEEEKSKKAMESLASALHEVSSEARESKERLLSNQDENEHYETQIEDLKLVLKATEEKYENMLDDAKEKLDVLTSSVKQSKDEHQKLKTEWEEKELHLMSCMNKTEEEKSSMEKEINRLVNLLEDAEKEASVKKDGEAYLKNSLKKSESEVTYLKEVLGVAKDESMRLKERLTDKENEVQNIVRENEELRSREAASWKKVEELSMLLEESLAKNEPEANGELSDSEKDYDILPKVVKFSDQIEKPKMELPPYQSEQPVEEKPEDVKISSHDEADLKASKLVDNSNGKLNELENKEKEDDDLVKAENKIWEREAELEEKPESKADGEESHENGGTSPTKQQNQKKKKPLFHKFGSLLKKKSTSSQK from the exons ATGTCCACTAAATCCAA ATCAACTCTTAATGGAACTCCTAGCAACTCGACACCATCAACTCCTCGGATCAGTAGAGTGAGCAGGGGAATAGCTAAAACTGATGCTGATTCACCCTCTCCTTTGCAGAATTTGCGTCGTTCAGTGGATAAATCTGTTAGATCTGCTATTTTTTCTAAGCCTTCTGTGGAACGGCGGTCCTCTAAGCTCAGTACCCTGCCTGAT AAAAAGCCAACACGGATACTGAAGCCATCAGAACTACAAGCTGAATTAAATGTTGCTCGAGAAGATCTGAAGAAGGCCAAAGAGATGTTGGCTTTGGTTGAAAAGGAAAAAGTGCAAGCTCTTGAAGAAGTGAAGGAAGCTCAGAAATTGTCTGAGGAAGCTAATGAGAAGCTGAGAGAAGCTTTGGTAGCTCGAAAGCAAGCTGAAGAGAACTCCGAAGTTGAAACGTTTCGTGCTGTTGAGATGGAACAGGTGGGGATTGAATCTGctcaaaagaaagaagaggaatGGAAGAAGGACCTCGAAGCTGTGAGGAATCAACATGCTGTTGATGTGTCTGCTCTCCTCTCTGCCACACAGGAACTTCAACGTGTAAAGCGCGAATTGGCCATGGCATGTGAGGCCAAAAATAAGGCACTTAGCAATGCTGAGGATGCTGGGAAAATTGCTGAAACTCATGCTGGGAAGGTGGAAATCCTCTCGGCTGAGTTAGTGAGAATGAAATCTTTACTTGATTCCAGGATCTCTTGGAATGAAACGGAGGTTAATGAGAAGAATATGATGGTGGAAGATCTAACACTCGAGATAAACACGCTAAAAGAAGAACTGGAGAAAGCAAAAAGTTATGAAGCTAAATTGGTGGAAAAAGAAGGTATCATGAAGCAACTTAATGTCGATTTGGAGGCTGCTAAGATGGCTGAATCTCACGCTCATAATGTATTGGAGGAGTGGAAGAAGAAGGTTGAAGAATTGGACGCTCAGGCTGAGGAAGCATGCCATCTAGAAAGATCTGCATCAGTAACTCTAGAGTCGGTCATGAAACAACTCGAAGCAAGCAATGATTCGGTGCATGATGCAGAATCTGAGATTGCATGTCTCAAGGAGAAGGTGCGGATACTTGAGGAATCAGAACATCACACTCAAATGGCCAAGGAAGAAGCGAGTGAGTTGAGAAAGAAGGTAGATTCTCTTATATATGATCTTGAAACAGTGAAGGAGGAGAAGAATCAGGCTATGGAGAATGAGAAACTAGCAGCAGCCAGTATTCAAACACTGTTAGAACAAAAAAACAGACTTGTAAATGATTTGGAAAGGTCTAGGGAGGAGGAAGAAAAAAGTAAGAAGGCAATGGAAAGTTTGGCATCAGCTTTGCATGAGGTTTCTTCAGAAGCAAGAGAATCCAAAGAGAGGTTGTTGTCTAACCAAGATGAAAATGAACATTATGAAACAcaaattgaagatttgaagttggTATTGAAAGCAACAGAAGAAAAGTATGAAAATATGCTTGACGACGCAAAAGAGAAACTTGATGTTCTTACCAGTTCTGTTAAACAATCCAAGGATGAGCACCAGAAATTGAAGACTGAGTGGGAGGAAAAGGAGCTTCATCTGATGAGTTGCATGAATAAAACTGAAGAAGAAAAATCATCGATGGAAAAAGAGATAAACCGACTAGTAAATCTGCTAGAAGATGCTGAAAAAGAAGCTTCTGTCAAAAAAGATGGAGAAGCTTATTTGAAGAATTCCCTAAAGAAATCTGAATCTGAGGTGACTTATTTAAAGGAGGTCCTTGGTGTAGCAAAGGATGAGAGCATGAGGTTGAAGGAACGTTTAACGGACAAAGAAAATGAGGTGCAGAATATTGTTCGCGAAAATGAGGAGCTTCGAAGTAGAGAAGCTGCATCTTGGAAGAAAGTTGAGGAGTTGTCCATGTTGCTTGAAGAATCATTAGCCAAAAATGAACCTGAAGCAAATGGAGAGCTTTCTGATAGCGAAAAAGACTATGACATACTCCCAAAAGTAGTGAAATTCTCTGATCAAATAGAGAAGCCTAAGATGGAACTTCCACCTTATCAATCTGAGCAACCTGTTGAAGAAAAACCTGAAGATGTCAAAATCTCCTCACATGATGAAGCTGATCTTAAGGCCTCTAAACTGGTCGATAATTCAAATGGAAAGCTAAATGAACttgagaacaaagaaaaggaAGATGATGATTTGGTAAAAGCTGAGAATAAAATATGGGAAAGAGAAGCAGAACTAGAAGAAAAACCAGAGTCAAAGGCTGATGGTGAAGAGAGCCATGAAAATGGTGGCACATCTCCTACTAAGCAGCAAAATCAGAAGAAGAAAAAACCTTTGTTTCATAAATTTGGAAGCCTACTGAAGAAGAAAAGCACCAGCAGCCAGAAGTAA
- the LOC132602735 gene encoding syntaxin-22-like isoform X2 produces the protein MSFEDLELSNSFYVQGGSGSWGRQTKQTITNPSASDNRQSIVIGVFKINTALTNFQRLVSTLGTPKDTLQFRHKLHSTRQQIGELIKETSAKLKQAIESDKHSQSSATKKIADAKLARDFQSVLKKFQKAQQLAAQREAAHTPFISQPINLSGSPELQTSSSTGPESSSILLESKRQDVVQLDHEIVLNEAIIEEREQGIMEIQHHIGELNEMFKDLALLVNEQGIMLDDISSNVESSHDATAQAAQQLTKASKIHRSTSSMSCLLLVIFGVILLIIIVLMLA, from the exons ATGAGCTTTGAAGATCTTGAATTGAGCAATTCTTTTTATGTTCAAGGAGGGAGTGGATCATGGGGACGACAAACAAAGCAAACCATCACAAACCCATCTGCTTCTGATAATCGTCAGTCCATAGTAATTGGCGTGTTTAAAATAAACACAGCTTTGACAAACTTTCAACGCCTAGTTAGCACCCTTGGAACCCCCAAAGACACTCTTCAATTTCGCCACAAGCT CCATAGTACAAGGCAGCAAATTGGGGAATTGATAAAAGAAACTTCAGCTAAGCTTAAGCAAGCCATTGAATCTGACAAACATTCTCAATCCAGT GCCACCAAGAAGATTGCCGATGCTAAGCTTGCCAGGGATTTCCAATCAGTTCTTAAAAAGTTCCAAAAGGCTCAGCAACTTGCAGCACAGAGAGAAGCAGCTCACACTCCTTTCATTTCCCAGCCAATCAATCTATCCGG CAGCCCAGAGCTTCAAACAAGTTCATCTACCGGTCCCGAGAGCAGTTCTATCCTTCTGGAATCCAAAAG ACAGGACGTCGTACAGTTGGACCATGAGATTGTTCTTAACGAAGCCATCATTGAAGAAAGAGAGCAAGGAATCATGGAGATCCAGCACCACATTGGTGAACTGAATGAGATGTTCAAGGATTTGGCTTTATTGGTCAATGAACAAGGAATTATGCTGG ATGATATCAGTTCCAATGTTGAGAGCTCTCATGATGCAACTGCACAAGCTGCCCAGCAACTCACCAAGGCATCAAAAATTCATCGATCTACTTCATCTATG AGCTGCTTGTTGTTGGTGATATTTGGGGTCATCCTGCTAATTATAATTGTACTGATGCTAGCATAA